A region from the Chloroflexia bacterium SDU3-3 genome encodes:
- a CDS encoding YggT family protein yields MSSYFVTFIQLLLEVLSLAIFGRMLLSWVDPMGNMKISQILREITEPILAPIRSILPPVSMFDFSPMIAMMLLVAISQLVVAFAR; encoded by the coding sequence ATGTCTTCCTATTTTGTAACATTTATCCAGCTCCTGCTTGAGGTGCTCTCGCTAGCGATCTTTGGCCGGATGCTGCTCTCGTGGGTTGACCCGATGGGCAACATGAAAATATCGCAGATCCTGCGCGAGATCACCGAGCCGATCCTGGCTCCCATCCGCAGTATCCTGCCGCCGGTGTCTATGTTCGACTTCTCGCCCATGATCGCCATGATGCTGCTGGTGGCGATCTCGCAGCTGGTGGTGGCCTTCGCCCGCTAG